Part of the Luteitalea sp. genome is shown below.
GGCGGCGTGCGTGAGCATCCTGCCAGTCATGGAGTCCACCTATCGGTGGCAAGGCGCCGTCGAGCAAACGCGCGAGCGGCAAGTACTCCTCAAGACCGTCCGCTCACGGCTGGATGCGTTGCAGGCAGCCGTCCAGACACACCACCCATACGAGGTCCCGGAATGGCTCGTGGTGTCCACCTCGGGCGGCTCGGACGCCTATACGAGCTGGCTGAAGGAGTCCGTCAACGTGTGACGACGTGGTGAAGATCGTTTGGCCACTATGGCGAAAACTGCGTCACCGCCCGGGCCTCCTCTGCGAGGTACTGGACAGCAAGCCGCGTCTCACGAACCATCTCCACGCAGCCATACACCAAGGCAACAACCGCGACGCTGCCCGCCACGAACGCCACAGTGGTGATGGACCTGAGCGCAACCATCTGGGCATGGAAGGCAAAGAACGTCCCGATCACCATCAGCAACGCTGCCGCCGCAAAGGCGCCGAGCGCGGCGTAGAAGCTGCGCAGCGCCTTGAGCAAGAGCTGCGACCGTCTGTTGAGACCGTCACGCTGGCGACTCCAGGCGTCGTGCTCAGGTGTGCCTGGCTCGAACGAGCGCATCTCGCGAATGACGATACGCATGCGGTCGACGACGCGGGCGAGACGGTTGCCTGTGCCGAGCGCGAGCACGGAGCAGGCGTTGGTCAAGATGGCCGGAGCCACAACAGCTGTAAGCGCCGCAAACGGATTGTTCACCAACGTATCGGTCTCGGGCATGTGCTGGTCCGCCAATGGTGGGGCGCGTTCGCCGAACACGCCGCTCGGATGCCTCGGCGAGGTAACGGCCGCCTCGGCGAGGCGGCCCTACCTTCCGACTATCTAGAGCGCGTCAGCCTCCCGCGTCGGTTCGGACGCCACGGCGAGGCGGCCCTACCTATGACTCGGTCAGCGCTGAAACCGGATCGACTCGCGTGGCCCGATGCGCCGGTACGATGCAGGCTGCCACGGCGGCAGCAACCATCACGAAGACAACGAGCGCGAGAACCGCAGGATCGAACGGGGAGACGCCGTGAAGCTGGCTCTCGATCGCGCGACGCAGCGCCACGATGCCAGCCAACCCGCCCAGCAAGCCGACGGCGAGCATGATCGCTCCTTCACGCAGCACGAGACGGAAGATCGCTGATCGATCGCTGCCCAGAGCCATTCTGATGCCAATCTCTCGCGTTCGTTGCTGGACGATCGAGGCAAGCACACCATAGATGCCAATCGTCGCCAACAGGAGCGCCAGGACGCCGAACCCCAGCGTGAGGAGCATCGGCGTCCGGCGGTCGGTCAACGATCGGCTGATGCGCTCCTGCATTGTCCGGACGTCGAAGATCGGCAACTCGGGATCGATCTCCGTCATCGCGCGACGCACCGACGACATGAGCCGTTCGGGATCGCCAGCCGTCCGGACCGCCAGAACGAAATCATCGTCCGGGTCCTGCGTGTACGGGAAGTAATAGGCGCCGACCTGATCAGCAGGTGACAACAGGCCGCGCATCTGCACCGACGCCACGACACCAACGATGTCGAAGTACGAGGCCTTGCTCGGATCGCGGAAATCGTCCACGCTGGTCGGCCGCCACATCCGCCGGCCGATGGCACCGCCCTCGGGCCAAAAGCGCTTGGCGAGCCGCTCATCGATCACGATCACACGCCCGCTCTTCGGCGTATCGCGCTCGTCGAAGCCCCGCCCCTCGATGATACGAATGCCCATCACCTCGAAGTATCCCGGCGTAACCACGCTCTGCGACGGCGACACGGCCGACTCCCCCGGACGCGGCACGTAGCCTTCGGCGAAGATCACGCTGTTGCTTTGATCGTCGCCAAAGGGAATCTGACCGGCGATCCCAGCGCGCTCGACACCCGGCAAGCGCCGCAGGCGGGCGAGCGCTCGCTCCGCAAAGCTCCTCCGCGCCGCTTCGTCTTCGTATCGCGAGTCGGGCAGGTCGACAGCTGCCGTGAGCACACCGCGCGGCTCGAAGCCCGGATCGATCGCGAGGAGCTCGCGAAAGCTGGCCAGCAGCAGCACGGCGCCGGCCAGCAGCACGAGCGCCGTCGCCACCTGAGTCACCACGAGCGCTTGACGCGCCAGCCGCACACCGCGACTGGCAGTGCCCGATCGCCCTTCGTCTCGGAGCACGGACGTCGGGCTCACGCGGAGAATGCGGGCGGCCGGCAGCAACGCCACGAGGACACCCACGAGCAGCGCGATCCCTATCGTGAAGACGACCGCCGCGCTGTCGAGTTGGACCTCGCCCGCCCGCGGCAGTGTTCCAATCCCCAACGCGTCGAGCCCGGCGAGGCCCGCCCACCCGACGAGCAAGCCGAGCGCCCCGCCGAACACGGCAAGCAGCAGGCTCTCGGTCAGCATCTGGCCGGCGATGCGCGCACTGGAGGCGCCGAGCGCGACGCGCGTGGCCAGCTCGCGCCCACGTGCCGTGGCTCGCACGAGCACAAGGTTTGCGACGTTCACCGCACCGATGAGCAGGACGCAGGTCACGCCACCCCACAGCAGAAAGAGGATGCCACGGATATCGCGGACCAGCTCGCCGTGAAAGAACCGCACCGGTGTGTGGAATCCGGCATCCAGCAACAGCGGCTTCAGATCCGGCAACCGATCCATGTTCCGCTGGTTGAGCGCATCGACCCTGGCTTGCGCCTGCGCGAGCGTCGCACCAGGCTGGAGACGCGCGACCATGCTCCAGCTGTTGCTGTGATACTCCTGTCGCTGCTCAGGCGTGAAGGCGAGTGGCGTGAAGAGACGTGGTTCTTGATCACGGAACGAGAAGAACTGGAACTCTTGCGGCATCACGCCAACGATGGTGTACGCACGATCATCGAGGCGCAGCTCGCGGCCGACGACACCGGGGTCGCCGCCGAACGCTTCACGCCAAAAGCCGTGGCTGAGCATCACCACCCGATCCTGCCCCGGCTCGGCTTCCGCCTCGGTGAAGGTGCGTCCAAGCGACGCGCTGGCCCGCAGGAGCGGAAAGATCGAGGGTGTCACCGTGAGCCCGGGAATGCGCTGCGGCGCTCCCGGGCCACCGACGTTGTGATCGCGCCCGTTGTAGGCGGCAACCGTCTCGAACACATCGGTCAGTGCCCGTCGATCGAAGTAGTCGGGCGCACCGTTCCCGCCACTCGTATCGGTGCCCACCGCCTTCGGATAAGCGTTCCACATCGTCACGACACGATCAGGCTCGGGCACCGCCAGTGGCCGTAGAATGACGGAATTGACGACGCTGAAGATTGTGGTGTTGGCTCCGATGCAAAGCGCCAACGTCGGAACGGCAGTGAAGAGAAAGGCCTTGTGCTTGAAGAGCTGGCGGAGCGCAAAGCGCAGATCACGCAGGAAGGTGCCCATCATCGTGTCCGGCGTCCCAGCGAGACATTGTGGTGGGTCATTGTAGCGTCAATACGGGTACGCCACTCAGGGGGTTCCAAACCCGTGAAGAACCGAATAGAGATTCGCTATTGCACGCAGTGCCGGTGGCTGCTGCGAGCCGCCTGGATGGCGCAGGAGCTGCTCACGACCTTCGAGCAGGAGATCGGCGAGATCGCGCTGGTGCCCGGCACCGGTGGGGTGTTCGAGGTACGAGTCGATGACTCACTCCTGTGGTCACGCCAGGAGGAGCGTCGCTTTCCGGAGCTGAAAGAGCTCAAGCAGCTCGTGCGTGACCGCATCGCGCCTGGCAGGGAGCTAGGCCACTCGGATCGAAGTGGCCCTGAACCGTAGGTCTCTCTGACAATGAATTGCCTACCGTCTGGCAGGCCAACCTTGCGGCTGGCCCTCTCTCTCCGATTCGGAGGAGCCAGGAGTCGCAGATTCGGAGACGGGGAGAAACGGCGCGCCGTCCAGAGCAGCAAGCACTACCGAGCGCGCCTGACGCTCGTCACAGCACCCACGAGGAAGTCGAGCAGAACAGTGTCACCGACATCCAAGCCTCGATCGACGGACTCCGGGCCGATGCGCGCCACGCGCACCTGCTCGCTCTCATCGTCGGTGAACACGTAGTGCAGATCGAGCGAGATCTGTCCATGGACGCTGAGTGGCTGGATCTTCTTGAGGACGGCCGTCCGCGAACCCTTGAGCACAGGCACTCAGTCTACTATGCCGCCGCCCGACGAGCACCTACTGAAAGACCTGCTCGAAGAACGCGAGCATCGCGGCCCAGGACTTCTTGGCCGCGTCTGCATCGTAGGCGATGGCCTCCATCCCGTAGCTCCCAGCGTCAGGGTTCGTGAAACCGTGCTTCGCGCCGGGGTAGCTGACGAGCTCGAAGTCCACACCGGCTGCGGTCATTTCCTTCCTGAATGCCTCAACCTGCTCCGGCGGGACCATCGAGTCTGCCTCGCCGTGCAACGCGAGAATCTGTCCCTTGATCTTGCCCTTCTCCACCGGAGTTTCGGTGCCGAGCGTCCCATGGAAGCTCACGACGGCGTCGAGATCCGCGCCCGCACGCGCCATGCCCAGGACCACGCCCCCTCCAAAGCAATACCCGATTGCCGCAATCCTGTCCGCGTCCACGTGCGGATCTTGCTGGAGCTGCTCCAGCGCTACGTTGAACCGCTC
Proteins encoded:
- a CDS encoding DUF2721 domain-containing protein is translated as MPETDTLVNNPFAALTAVVAPAILTNACSVLALGTGNRLARVVDRMRIVIREMRSFEPGTPEHDAWSRQRDGLNRRSQLLLKALRSFYAALGAFAAAALLMVIGTFFAFHAQMVALRSITTVAFVAGSVAVVALVYGCVEMVRETRLAVQYLAEEARAVTQFSP
- a CDS encoding FtsX-like permease family protein; its protein translation is MMGTFLRDLRFALRQLFKHKAFLFTAVPTLALCIGANTTIFSVVNSVILRPLAVPEPDRVVTMWNAYPKAVGTDTSGGNGAPDYFDRRALTDVFETVAAYNGRDHNVGGPGAPQRIPGLTVTPSIFPLLRASASLGRTFTEAEAEPGQDRVVMLSHGFWREAFGGDPGVVGRELRLDDRAYTIVGVMPQEFQFFSFRDQEPRLFTPLAFTPEQRQEYHSNSWSMVARLQPGATLAQAQARVDALNQRNMDRLPDLKPLLLDAGFHTPVRFFHGELVRDIRGILFLLWGGVTCVLLIGAVNVANLVLVRATARGRELATRVALGASSARIAGQMLTESLLLAVFGGALGLLVGWAGLAGLDALGIGTLPRAGEVQLDSAAVVFTIGIALLVGVLVALLPAARILRVSPTSVLRDEGRSGTASRGVRLARQALVVTQVATALVLLAGAVLLLASFRELLAIDPGFEPRGVLTAAVDLPDSRYEDEAARRSFAERALARLRRLPGVERAGIAGQIPFGDDQSNSVIFAEGYVPRPGESAVSPSQSVVTPGYFEVMGIRIIEGRGFDERDTPKSGRVIVIDERLAKRFWPEGGAIGRRMWRPTSVDDFRDPSKASYFDIVGVVASVQMRGLLSPADQVGAYYFPYTQDPDDDFVLAVRTAGDPERLMSSVRRAMTEIDPELPIFDVRTMQERISRSLTDRRTPMLLTLGFGVLALLLATIGIYGVLASIVQQRTREIGIRMALGSDRSAIFRLVLREGAIMLAVGLLGGLAGIVALRRAIESQLHGVSPFDPAVLALVVFVMVAAAVAACIVPAHRATRVDPVSALTES
- a CDS encoding SelT/SelW/SelH family protein, with protein sequence MKNRIEIRYCTQCRWLLRAAWMAQELLTTFEQEIGEIALVPGTGGVFEVRVDDSLLWSRQEERRFPELKELKQLVRDRIAPGRELGHSDRSGPEP
- a CDS encoding prolyl oligopeptidase family serine peptidase, with product MTRVLMVAATLFLLAPAAIAEVRTREVEYRQGETVLQGLIAWDDAMDGKRPGVLVVHEWWGHNEHTRNQAKRLAEAGYVGFALDMYGKGKVATHPKDAEAFMKATMQDPATIPERFNVALEQLQQDPHVDADRIAAIGYCFGGGVVLGMARAGADLDAVVSFHGTLGTETPVEKGKIKGQILALHGEADSMVPPEQVEAFRKEMTAAGVDFELVSYPGAKHGFTNPDAGSYGMEAIAYDADAAKKSWAAMLAFFEQVFQ